The genomic stretch AATTTCTCATATAAATTATTTCTGAGAAGCTGTGATCAACACACCAACTCCTTTTTCTCAACTCATTGCTGCTTCCTTCCAACCGATATTTCTGTCGTCTCTTACTACTTTCTATATCATTACCCGACCAGACATATACATGTCGTTACGCATACTTATACAGGGCAGAGTACTGGGTTCACAGCCACAAGGTCTGCGGTTCGACCCTGCCTGCAACCCACCAGTTGATCTGGCTGCGAATAGGTACCAGTGTCAGCTGGGAACAAGATAAGGATGCCGGGCTATTCTTGTTCCCAGCTGACACTGGTACCCATATAGAAGTACCCATTCGCATCCTAGAGATTTGTTGAAAACTCGGAAATAAGAAAAACTTCCTAGCTCTTAAAGAAGTAACGACAAATCCCAATCCCTGGAGAGAAAATTTTTGCCACTCGTCAATAATTTGTAGTTAGAATCATTTTTCTTGTCGATCTGAActctttaaagaagaaaatggaaggatGCAATTCCTCAGCTCAGAGAAACCAtactctctttcatttccttaaaaacgggaaaaaaaataccatttcgCTTCCTCTATTTTTCCCTGTCGTCATGATTGAAATGGAAACTCCCTTCTCCCAGCAAAAGATATCATCAACCTCAGTGAGTTCTAGTTAACAGCTTTTCATtatcacatatgagagagagagagagagagagagagagagagagagagagagagagagagagagagagagagttaaagtatacttagttttaccagaccactgagctgattaacagctctcccagggctggcccggaAACTGTCAAATTAATTACTAactgggacctacagctttgTGGAATcttaaccacattatagcaaatgaattctatcaccagaaataaattctttaactttcattagccggccggagagtcaaaCTTTGGCctatctttcatatttcacaaaacTTTCAAAGCAACAGCCATCGTAGAGAGAAATTAatcagaactgagagagagagagagagagagagagattatatttagTCACAGAAAAACTCACCAGCAACAGGTCGTCCACCATTAGTGTCAAATTTGCCTCTGACTTGGCCCTGTTGTTCCTTTCCAtccactttttttgttttcacatgCGACCTGCAACTAAATGACCCCCTGATACCCCAGTGATCCCATTCTGGATTGTTTTGAACTTccacctgtctcttgaagcccaGACCATTAATCATCTGCTCTTTATCAGTACTGAACTCTCTCTGCATCCTTAATCAAAATCAGAGCATTCTAAACCCCACCTAATCcatccaaaacaaacaaaaattcttaCTTTCAATCCAATTAATTAATGATAGGCTATATCTCCTGCCACTCTTCATTCCACCATTATCAACAATCTCTCTTCAACAATCAAACCCCCTTTCTGAAAACATTATCCATATACCTTTGTTCTTACATTATTCTCCCTGTACTAAATCTCTTTCCCAGATTAATAAAGTGTTTATGCGAACGAACATTTTTCTTATGCAATCTGTTGTCGCAGTTATTCTAACAGGAGGGCACAAATGCATACACAAAATCTGATTTACCTCCATACTCACATTTAATCAATTATGCGGTATTTTTGGGTATTCTGTTCCCCCCCGGTATCATGCCCCGTATGTTGATGATCTTTAATCACTGCGGTCTTTCATATGTCCCCTTTCATCCAATTTCATCTGTCACAGATTCCTACTCTGACTCATCGCTCTCCTGCTCATTCCAAAACTCTCCCCTCTGCTGCAGTCCTCTGATTTTGGCAACCTGCTCTCCAGCCTCTCTCTACATCACATAGTGGTACATGCATGTTTCATGATCCCTAAAGGAAATTGTTTACGCATCCGTTATGAAGTGAATGAACCATGAAGGGATAGAATTCTAAAGCACTAACAAACTTTTTGCTTCATTGAACTggaaaatcaatttcttttttattttaataaataacacgTGCACAAGTGACTTTTCTATTTTTGCCTTGCTATGAATATAACTGTTAACTGCTACAGAAAAATTCTGTCTTCAGCGGATTTTATTCGGAGGTACATTACTGACAAATTTATTACCTTATTTGAAAGAAATGCAAtccatctgtctatttatctatctatctgtctatcatgTGGATGtcgaaaataacaataaaaaccatAAACCGGGAAGAATTCCCTCAGTATTTCGCCCACTCCTGACTTACATCTCTTTACGGATATCAATTATTAGGAAAATGGACTCGGGTTTTGACAGTTTTGACAGAATTACGATGATTTACccttcaaaaatatttacaagaatgaATACACTGTTTTGTCGGATGGAAAAATGAGCCCGGTGCTCGGGAATGAAACTCGAGGTGTAATGACAAAAATATCTGCCACAGAAAAcgatcatttcatttattaattctttcGCTGTTGTTGAACTGGAATGCGGAGATCTTTGTGGGTTTTCGGTCTTTTGGTATTACCAGTGTCAgttccatataaaaaatattatgactgGGAATGGCTATTAATCTatattcccccacccccaaatgtGTGGTATATATTAGTTATGTTGTTAgtcacaaaagaagaagaagaagtagtagtagtagtagtagtagtagtagtagtagtagtagtagtagtagtagtagtagtagtagtagtagtagtatgaatCCAAGCAATTGTACTATCGATATAAAAGAAGAGAGGTTCTACCATCATACGTAGAAGAGATGCGCAAATATTCAGTCCGAGAAGGATTCAGCCACTGCTGTAGGAGGCTCTTTGCAATTGCGGATGGCAACTGGTTCGAGGACGCTCGACCAAGAAGGCCTTCCCTTATTCAGTTATCAATTATGacagatatatttacttttaaatgtctTCTTTCctcacataaacaaacaaataagcaaacatgcatacatacatatatacatacattacgcAACGAGGCTGGATCAAATCCCGACGGTcataaacctaacctaacctaacctgaactCGAAAATTCCAAAAGTAATTTTCCGAAACGCTGACTCCCGACCGATGAATTCATAAagcttaaaaatataagaaagagtATATTAAGTCTTATGACTAGATATTGCTGTTTTAAGTACTAAACAAATACTCTTATGGCGAGGGCCTAAACGTTACACTGTATGTGAGctgttcggaaaaaaaaaaacacccagaaaactaacaaataagGCTAAATACTAAAAGCTCTAAACAtatcagtatatttgtgtgtgtataccatcGATGAATAATAAAGGAGATTAGAGTAAAATAAATCCCCTTTTCCCTTTTACGAGGACAGAACTCGTTCACGATCGTCTGATCACACCTCTGATGCCATTCGATCCATTTATCTgccaattattcttaaaatacaattaatttcgGACAACTACACATTAGAAAATGGATTGATGACAGTTTTTAAAGAATGTTTGCGAATTACTCTACATGTTATTTTTGCTATGTGTACCTGTACCATAAAATCTGATGTTAATCTTGACAGTGTTCCTTGGAGTGAAACCCAACTGGCCTACAATAATTAGAATTTCCATTTTGATTTAAGTCTACCAAGACCATTTGTTCGCTTGACCATTTTCTACATCTGccatttctttacagaaaacgtAATGGAATACAGGGTTCCTAAGCAATTATTCATGGGCGCAAAATGTCtacgaaaaatattttctattaataattGTGGTTTTATACCCTACGGTCTGGTTTCATGATGAACGTAGTGATTAGATCTTTTCTGTGCTGTTGAtaaagccatgaaaaaaaaatgcccccTAGCTTTGTGGCATGagtaacatcaaaaataaaatggtatcAAGCTATTTTCAGACGCCTCGGGAAACCTTTGCGCGGATTTACAGTAGCTGCACagtaattaattttaaggtaaacaTTTAGTTGAATATCCTCAGAAAAACTCCTAATGCTTGGCATCACATTTCCCAAGAATAAAATGACAACCTTTAACTCTTTCCTCTTGAGTTATATCTACAATTCGTCATGTACTGCATTAGCATTGTTgatgtgaggttcaagaaatgtcagaaatgaaagaaagatccTTTactattctcgacaggtgtttataatacagaaagcagacggaaaggtagcgggcgacctgaggcccccaaCTGCGTCCATacgaaggttgtgtttgttacaggcataaaaagacatatataatgcgttacagaacatgtagaAGGCAAGTATATATATCGGCAGACAGGctatacaatgatgcatacaatgagatacataaagaatctgaaatatcaacaagtaacatatatgacgtgattaatgtacgtatgaagagagaaacacaagaaagaagaGGCGTTTTGGTGCCCTTACACATAGTAAACCCCTCACAatgattagaggagcaattattggatgaaaataacattaatcacacAGATGCTGAGGCAGTCGGAGCGGGCCCCTGTTCCTGAAGAACTGTGGGCAtggggtggaaccgacatctCGGATTGGCTTGATGTATTTCCTTGACCGCCCCGGACCCCACTTTGGTGGGGGAGCGGTGTGTCTgtggggaggtactgagggggaactctggggcaccTGCCTTCTTCCTCACGTCCtttgctgtccaacaggaatgctggcttcagcctgtcgatggtgatccagtcttcctgcccgtggatgtcaaggaggtatacCTTGGCGGCCCACCTGATGACTcggtagggcctggttaaggacGGCTGAtgggcgtccaccctgacgaagacgtaggagcaggagtgtaaggcgggtgggctgtaggtggtggttctgtcagtgaaggtcttatggcagggcgtgAACTTCTGtgtgagttccctcaacctcgggaggggagTGTCGGCGCCGTCAGCCGACGGCAGGAAGAATTCTCCGGGGATGGCCAgtgtctccccatagactttctcaTTAGGGGAGGCATCACCATTTGCCTTTGAAGCGGTGCGGAGATCCaacaggacccagggcagctgttccttccacccgACGCTGcgcgcaggaaccatgatgccatgTTCTGCCGCAAAAACGGGGTTATAGACCGGCAGCCCAGAGTGCTTATtccgagttttgaacacaaaaggtttgaccccctagataagtagtgcctacccccaacatctcaaaaatgtattgctgccggatcagaactctggcttttgcatcaaaaatgaaccctaaaaactgaaaatttttttttttttgtcagagtggAAAACATATGCTTGAAACTTTTCTTAAACCTCCCTTGGAGTCCCCTGGACACAGAATGAGCAATGCCAGCAATGCCAAGGCTGGCTTTATGTCCATAGCAGCTCCCAAAGGGGGTTCATATTCACGTTTATTCGAGTAAGGAACATAtgcctaaaactttcataaaaaccttccttgggaccccttgaactcagaatgaccattGCCAGCAAATTTCTCTTTGGCTTTCCACCCAGCAAGCTTCAAAGGACGCAAGCAGTACCATTATGTGACAGCAGTGTATAATTATGAATGAAGTGGAAGTTATTCCCTTTAACATTGTATTTGGAATGTATCATgactaaaaggaagaaaaaatggtgCATATTGATACAAATCCAGATGTAACCAAAAACGTTCTCTATGAGTGCTGAATTGTCGTCTGGCAGCAGGGTCAGGAAGTAAATTATCAGCTGATGCCGTGAAACTTGATGTCGTGTACAGGACGCCTAAGCTATAGATGTTTTCACTGTAAGATAGGTAAGCTTTTGCCATTATTGCTTCATAATATACATCAGGAATGTATTTaccatacatatttatgtgaacATAACCTGTAAATGATCGCACTGAGCATTTACCGCCCATGAAAATAGTTAAAAGTGCCACTGTGATGTAGCTCTACAGttttgtgtgtataaagaaaTTGATTTGGTTTACGCATGCTTCTGGGTATGCTTTGCACAGTCTAGCCATTCAATTGTACGAAGTGATTTGAATATAGTGTAAAGTGTAAGCAATGGTAAGGCAAATTAGTCATTAGAAGTAATGAAACTGATACTGAGTAGAGGATATTTGGGTACTTTCTGAGCGGGAGACTTCAGTCAGGTGGCTGTGTGCGTTGTGAGTGATATGTCAAAGGTAGcatgaaaagtaatattattttcatgtgaaaataac from Macrobrachium rosenbergii isolate ZJJX-2024 chromosome 54, ASM4041242v1, whole genome shotgun sequence encodes the following:
- the LOC136834684 gene encoding uncharacterized protein → MVPARSVGWKEQLPWVLLDLRTASKANGDASPNEKVYGETLAIPGEFFLPSADGADTPLPRLRELTQKFTPCHKTFTDRTTTYSPPALHSCSYVFVRVDAHQPSLTRPYRVIRWAAKVYLLDIHGQEDWITIDRLKPAFLLDSKGREEEGRCPRVPPQYLPTDTPLPHQSGVRGGQGNTSSQSEMSVPPHAHSSSGTGARSDCLSICVINVIFIQ